One segment of Clostridium ljungdahlii DSM 13528 DNA contains the following:
- a CDS encoding YhgE/Pip domain-containing protein, which produces MKNIINIYVTDIINIITNWVALVVVIALMILPALYAWFNIKSLWNPYENTSGISVAIVNKDKGVEFNGSNVNIGNSLVENLKKNKSMGWNFTNENDAASGVKYGSYYASITIPEDFSFKISSLLKSNPQKADLIYSVNEKLNAVAPKITEAGVTKIQQQITTTFVQTVDESIFSVFNRLGIDLTNSKPILQEFINIIFDIDSKIPEINQNIENVYNQASNLNDFISKIQNELPLIQDTINIALNVVSSGEVFLTKARDSMTNLSPFIKSELTSIRDLNKTLEGLIDEAITLINTDPKSAKTILATVRDHYTSSISRINNIIDILNSLNKQDNTVLSNFISTLNNIKNMMQSRIENINLLITAIDNGEQISLDALGNLKQGAASITVFLDNIINNYDTSLAPTIDNIMKSSIQVANNTLKILKDAKGDLPTAQNILKNAFSDTKIAVEDIDKIKKVLPGVENTIHNIASKLRNLDEDAKLNELIKILGLNAKKEGDFIANPVNIKMNKIFSIPNYGSAMSPFFTTLSLWVGDLILVSMLSTEVKNTKIKNIKLNQIFLGRYLTFATISIFQALIVTLGDLFILRTYVANKYMFVLFAIFISIIFTMIIYTLVSVLGNVGKALVMILLVLQISASGGTFPIQVTPKFFQIINPLLPFTHAVAGMRETVGGIISSLLLKDALTLLVYFFIFLITGLIWKKVFKNMVEKFFKKFSKSGLSNE; this is translated from the coding sequence ATGAAAAATATAATAAATATATACGTAACAGATATAATAAATATAATTACAAATTGGGTGGCCCTAGTAGTAGTAATAGCACTTATGATACTTCCTGCACTTTACGCCTGGTTTAATATAAAATCATTATGGAATCCTTATGAAAACACCAGTGGAATATCTGTAGCAATAGTAAATAAGGACAAAGGCGTAGAATTTAATGGCAGTAATGTAAATATAGGTAATAGCTTAGTAGAAAATTTAAAGAAAAATAAAAGTATGGGATGGAATTTTACAAATGAAAATGATGCAGCTAGTGGAGTAAAATATGGCAGTTATTACGCTAGTATTACAATACCAGAAGATTTTTCCTTTAAAATAAGTTCTCTTTTAAAATCAAATCCACAAAAAGCAGATTTGATTTATTCAGTTAATGAAAAATTAAACGCAGTGGCTCCAAAAATAACTGAAGCAGGAGTTACAAAAATACAGCAGCAGATAACTACAACCTTTGTACAAACAGTAGATGAATCAATATTTAGCGTATTTAATAGGCTAGGAATAGACCTTACAAACAGTAAACCTATACTACAAGAGTTTATAAATATAATATTTGACATCGATAGTAAAATACCTGAAATAAATCAAAATATAGAAAATGTTTATAACCAGGCTTCTAATTTAAATGATTTTATCAGTAAAATTCAAAATGAACTTCCTCTAATTCAAGATACTATAAATATAGCTTTAAATGTGGTATCAAGTGGAGAAGTTTTTCTTACAAAAGCAAGAGATTCAATGACTAATCTATCTCCTTTTATTAAATCTGAACTTACATCCATAAGGGATCTTAACAAAACTTTAGAAGGGCTTATTGATGAAGCCATAACCCTCATAAATACAGATCCTAAGTCAGCTAAAACAATACTAGCAACTGTGCGAGATCATTATACATCAAGCATTTCAAGAATTAACAATATAATAGACATTTTAAATTCTTTAAATAAACAAGATAATACGGTATTATCAAATTTTATATCAACACTAAACAATATAAAAAATATGATGCAAAGTCGTATTGAAAACATAAATTTGCTAATAACTGCTATAGACAACGGAGAACAAATTTCACTAGATGCTCTTGGTAATTTAAAACAAGGTGCTGCTTCCATCACAGTTTTTTTGGATAACATTATAAATAACTACGATACATCTTTAGCTCCTACCATAGACAACATAATGAAATCTTCTATCCAGGTGGCAAATAATACTTTGAAAATACTAAAAGATGCTAAAGGTGACCTTCCAACAGCACAAAACATATTGAAAAATGCATTTAGTGATACAAAAATAGCAGTAGAAGATATAGATAAGATTAAAAAAGTACTCCCTGGAGTGGAAAACACAATTCATAACATTGCTTCAAAACTTAGAAATCTAGATGAGGATGCCAAATTGAACGAACTCATAAAAATACTTGGTTTAAATGCAAAAAAAGAAGGAGATTTCATAGCAAATCCTGTTAATATAAAAATGAATAAAATTTTTTCTATACCTAACTATGGTTCAGCTATGTCACCTTTTTTCACCACTTTATCACTATGGGTAGGAGACCTTATTCTTGTTTCAATGCTTTCTACGGAAGTTAAAAACACAAAAATTAAAAATATAAAACTCAACCAAATCTTTCTTGGAAGATATCTTACTTTTGCGACTATATCAATTTTTCAAGCTTTAATAGTAACTTTAGGAGATTTATTTATATTGAGAACTTACGTAGCAAACAAATATATGTTTGTACTTTTTGCAATATTTATAAGTATTATATTTACCATGATAATCTATACTCTTGTATCTGTACTTGGAAATGTAGGAAAAGCTCTTGTAATGATACTCCTGGTGCTGCAAATTTCAGCATCTGGTGGTACTTTTCCAATACAGGTGACTCCTAAATTTTTTCAAATAATAAATCCTCTTCTACCCTTCACCCATGCTGTAGCAGGTATGAGAGAAACTGTAGGTGGTATTATTTCTAGCTTATTACTAAAAGATGCTTTAACACTCCTTGTATATTTCTTTATATTTTTAATTACAGGACTTATATGGAAAAAAGTATTTAAAAATATGGTAGAAAAATTTTTTAAGAAGTTTAGTAAAAGTGGTCTTTCAAATGAATAA
- a CDS encoding LysR family transcriptional regulator translates to MDIKQLKYFLTIAKEGKITSAAKKLNMAQPPLSYHLKLLEEELGVKLMDRGSHKIHLTSAGEILANRAEQILKLVSFTAKELKDFKEGAKGTLSIGTVSSSGATLLPERIKIFHKEYPEVNFNVWEGNTFRILEVLNSGLIEVGIVRTPFNTEGLEITALPKEPMTVVFNKESDLFEDRESVKLKDLKGRPLIIYRRFEKLIFECCNKEGFVPNIICNTEDARTALLWAESGIGMAIVPRTSIDVVKNVDLKRKKIDEIDLETSIAAICVKNRYMSSVARNFLRIFSMKK, encoded by the coding sequence ATGGATATTAAGCAGCTGAAGTATTTTCTGACTATTGCTAAAGAAGGTAAAATAACTAGTGCAGCTAAAAAACTAAATATGGCGCAGCCACCTTTAAGTTATCACTTAAAACTCTTAGAAGAAGAATTAGGCGTTAAACTTATGGATAGGGGAAGTCATAAGATACATTTAACAAGTGCAGGAGAAATACTTGCAAATAGAGCTGAACAAATACTTAAATTAGTAAGTTTTACTGCAAAGGAGCTAAAGGATTTTAAAGAAGGAGCAAAGGGAACACTTTCCATTGGAACGGTATCTTCTTCAGGTGCTACATTGTTACCAGAAAGAATAAAGATTTTCCATAAAGAATATCCAGAGGTAAATTTTAATGTATGGGAAGGAAATACCTTTAGAATATTAGAAGTATTAAACAGTGGATTGATAGAAGTTGGTATTGTAAGAACCCCTTTTAATACGGAAGGGCTTGAAATAACTGCACTACCTAAAGAGCCTATGACTGTTGTATTTAACAAGGAGAGTGATTTGTTTGAAGATAGAGAAAGTGTGAAATTAAAGGACTTGAAAGGGAGACCTTTAATTATATACAGAAGATTTGAAAAGTTGATATTTGAGTGCTGCAATAAAGAAGGTTTTGTACCTAATATAATTTGTAACACTGAAGATGCAAGAACAGCACTTTTATGGGCAGAATCAGGTATTGGAATGGCCATTGTTCCAAGAACATCTATTGATGTGGTTAAAAATGTAGATTTGAAAAGAAAAAAGATAGATGAAATTGATTTGGAAACTAGTATAGCTGCTATATGTGTAAAGAATAGATATATGTCATCAGTAGCTAGAAATTTTTTACGCATTTTTTCTATGAAAAAGTAG
- a CDS encoding sulfite exporter TauE/SafE family protein produces the protein MSILTLEILSVSVIAGIAGSILGLGGGTVITPALTLLFGIDIKYAIGASLISVIATSSGAAAAYIKDKITNLRVGMFLEIATTIGAVTGAFLGGIINPKYLYFLFGLLLLYSALAMAKKGKSELPQGVQTHPLAKKLKLNGEYYDKIVGETVCYNVANVPSGFGVMYGAGIISGLLGIGSGSFKVMAMDLFMKLPLKVSSATSNFMMGVTAAASAGVYLLRGNIDPKISAPVALGVLAGATMGTRIMQNMKSKTIRKIFVPFLIYISVEMVLKGFGGR, from the coding sequence TTGTCAATATTAACATTAGAAATTCTCAGTGTATCCGTTATTGCAGGCATAGCAGGATCTATACTGGGTCTCGGAGGTGGAACAGTAATTACTCCAGCACTTACTCTTTTATTTGGAATAGATATAAAATACGCTATAGGTGCTAGCTTAATATCTGTTATTGCCACTTCAAGTGGAGCCGCTGCAGCTTATATAAAGGATAAAATAACAAATTTAAGAGTTGGTATGTTTCTTGAAATAGCCACAACTATAGGTGCTGTAACTGGTGCCTTTCTTGGAGGAATTATAAATCCAAAGTATCTTTACTTTTTATTCGGATTGCTGCTCCTATACTCCGCACTAGCTATGGCGAAAAAAGGCAAAAGTGAACTGCCTCAGGGTGTACAAACTCACCCTCTTGCAAAAAAACTTAAACTAAATGGTGAGTACTATGACAAAATTGTAGGCGAAACCGTATGCTACAACGTAGCTAATGTACCCAGCGGATTTGGAGTAATGTATGGTGCCGGTATCATTTCTGGTCTTCTTGGAATTGGAAGTGGTAGTTTTAAGGTCATGGCTATGGATTTATTTATGAAATTGCCTTTAAAAGTATCAAGTGCCACCAGTAATTTTATGATGGGCGTTACAGCTGCTGCCAGTGCAGGTGTTTACCTTTTAAGAGGCAATATAGATCCTAAAATTTCTGCTCCTGTTGCTCTAGGTGTACTAGCAGGAGCGACTATGGGCACTCGAATTATGCAAAATATGAAAAGCAAAACCATAAGAAAGATATTTGTACCTTTTCTTATTTATATATCTGTAGAAATGGTTTTGAAAGGATTTGGGGGTAGGTAA
- a CDS encoding DUF1634 domain-containing protein, which produces MPQQNSTIEKNEKSAEELELIISTFLRIGVILSSIVILTGLLMFLISGHSGYAGNYYPTKPIEILKGCKYFKPYAIMLFGLLILMAIPVLRVAVSILVFFKEGDYLYVKITSLVLVILLCSILMGKVG; this is translated from the coding sequence ATGCCACAGCAAAATAGTACTATTGAAAAGAATGAAAAAAGTGCAGAAGAACTAGAACTTATAATAAGTACGTTTTTAAGGATAGGTGTCATATTAAGTTCAATTGTAATATTAACAGGGCTTTTAATGTTTTTAATATCTGGCCACAGTGGCTATGCTGGAAATTATTATCCAACTAAACCTATTGAAATATTAAAAGGTTGTAAATATTTTAAGCCTTATGCAATCATGCTGTTCGGTCTTTTGATCTTAATGGCAATACCTGTACTAAGAGTAGCGGTATCCATATTAGTATTTTTTAAAGAAGGGGACTACCTATATGTAAAAATTACTTCCTTGGTACTTGTAATACTTTTATGCAGTATTCTCATGGGAAAAGTAGGCTAA
- the aspD gene encoding aspartate 4-decarboxylase — MYSDKNIQLLELERIYGKISPFELKNKLISLAKGQKVKSAHALLDAGRGNPNWISTSPREAFFAFGQFALEESRRIWNEKNLGGMPEKQNIHIRFYDYIESHKTCPGIDMLKKFIDYGINYQGFNAEDWIYELTDGIIGDNYPDPSRILIHVEKIVTQYLLKEIYHLQEFDSKFKLFAVEGATAAICYIFDSLIANELLKKGDKVAIMTPIFTPYLEIPIIPRYNFNLVKIMASEDPEEGSSPWQYPKSELKKLGDKTIKALFLVDPSNPPSEAIEPESIKYLIETIKDSNPNLMIISDDVYGSFPDKFNSIVSALPYNCIGVYSFSKYFGVTGWRLGTIAIHENNVFDKLLKELPEDKKNTIKKRYESISTDPTEINFIDRIAADSRQVALHHTAGLSTPQQVQMAFFAIFSLLDTKSEYKNLIKGICKRRKKLLFKSLDINIPEDPYDASYYAEFDLLKWANTHYGKAFGDYLDMSYKPIDILFKLAEKSSIVLLGGSGFYASKWSVRISLANLNDSAYSKIGNVLHNILQEYKDTWESSK, encoded by the coding sequence ATGTATTCAGATAAAAATATTCAACTACTAGAACTAGAGCGCATTTACGGTAAAATAAGTCCTTTTGAATTAAAAAACAAACTAATTAGTCTTGCTAAAGGTCAAAAGGTAAAAAGTGCACATGCTCTTTTAGATGCAGGAAGAGGGAATCCTAACTGGATATCCACTTCTCCCCGAGAGGCCTTTTTTGCTTTTGGGCAATTTGCATTAGAAGAATCACGGCGAATATGGAATGAAAAAAACTTAGGCGGAATGCCTGAAAAGCAAAATATACATATACGTTTTTATGATTATATTGAAAGTCACAAAACCTGTCCAGGCATAGATATGTTAAAAAAATTTATAGATTATGGTATAAATTATCAAGGATTCAATGCTGAAGATTGGATTTATGAACTGACAGATGGAATTATAGGTGATAACTATCCAGACCCAAGCAGAATATTAATCCATGTAGAAAAAATAGTAACTCAGTATTTACTCAAGGAGATATATCACTTACAGGAGTTTGATTCTAAGTTCAAATTATTTGCTGTAGAAGGTGCTACTGCTGCCATATGTTATATATTTGATTCATTAATTGCCAATGAACTTCTAAAAAAAGGTGATAAAGTAGCAATTATGACTCCTATTTTTACTCCCTATTTAGAGATTCCAATTATTCCAAGATATAATTTTAATTTAGTTAAGATAATGGCCTCTGAAGATCCCGAAGAAGGAAGTAGTCCGTGGCAATATCCAAAATCAGAACTAAAAAAACTAGGTGACAAAACTATCAAGGCTTTATTTTTAGTAGACCCAAGCAACCCGCCTTCAGAAGCTATAGAACCTGAATCAATTAAATACCTTATAGAAACTATTAAGGATTCCAATCCAAATTTAATGATTATATCAGATGACGTATATGGTAGTTTTCCAGACAAATTTAATTCTATAGTATCAGCTCTCCCCTACAATTGTATAGGAGTTTATTCATTTTCAAAGTACTTTGGTGTAACAGGCTGGAGACTTGGGACTATAGCTATTCATGAAAACAATGTATTTGATAAGCTTTTAAAAGAGCTGCCAGAAGATAAAAAAAATACTATAAAAAAACGTTATGAATCCATTTCAACCGATCCAACGGAAATTAATTTTATAGATAGGATCGCAGCAGACAGCCGTCAGGTAGCACTTCACCATACTGCAGGTTTGTCAACGCCCCAGCAGGTTCAAATGGCCTTTTTTGCAATATTCTCACTGCTAGATACTAAAAGCGAATACAAAAACCTGATAAAGGGCATATGTAAAAGGCGAAAAAAGTTGCTATTTAAAAGTCTTGACATAAATATACCAGAAGATCCTTATGACGCAAGTTACTATGCAGAATTTGACCTATTAAAATGGGCAAATACTCATTACGGAAAAGCCTTTGGAGATTATTTAGACATGAGCTATAAACCAATAGATATACTCTTTAAATTAGCCGAAAAATCTTCTATTGTATTATTAGGAGGCTCCGGATTCTATGCCTCTAAGTGGTCTGTAAGAATTTCACTTGCAAATTTAAACGACAGTGCCTATTCTAAAATAGGAAATGTGCTCCATAACATTTTACAAGAATATAAAGATACTTGGGAAAGCAGCAAATAA
- the sdaAA gene encoding L-serine ammonia-lyase, iron-sulfur-dependent, subunit alpha encodes MANTGNELIKICREKSMKIWEYTVEEEIKRGDSSREEILGKMRKNLKVMQNAAEYGMKNKVKSISGLIGGDAYILNNYCREGKSLTGDFMIKAMARALSCSEVNAAMGKIVAAPTAGSCGIIPAAIISAGEKLNKSEDELIQALFTATGIGMIIARNATMSGAEGGCQAECGSAAAMAAGGVVEMMGGTPEQALNASAIVIKNVLGLVCDPVAGLVEVPCAKRNVSGTVSALTTADMVMAGVYSRIPFDDTVSAMYRVGKQLPCALRETALGGLAVTETGLKLKKQVLGN; translated from the coding sequence ATGGCTAATACCGGAAATGAACTTATAAAAATATGTAGAGAAAAAAGTATGAAAATATGGGAATATACAGTTGAGGAAGAAATTAAAAGGGGAGATTCTAGTAGGGAAGAAATTTTAGGGAAGATGAGAAAAAATCTTAAAGTAATGCAAAATGCTGCAGAATATGGTATGAAAAACAAAGTAAAATCTATAAGCGGACTTATAGGTGGGGATGCTTACATATTAAATAATTATTGTAGGGAAGGAAAAAGTTTAACTGGAGATTTTATGATAAAAGCAATGGCAAGGGCGCTTTCATGTTCGGAAGTTAATGCTGCTATGGGAAAGATAGTGGCTGCACCTACAGCAGGCTCCTGTGGAATAATACCTGCGGCAATAATAAGTGCAGGAGAAAAGCTAAACAAGAGTGAGGATGAATTGATTCAAGCGCTCTTCACAGCAACTGGAATTGGAATGATAATAGCTAGAAATGCCACTATGTCAGGAGCTGAAGGTGGATGTCAGGCAGAGTGTGGTTCTGCAGCTGCTATGGCAGCAGGAGGAGTAGTTGAGATGATGGGCGGTACTCCAGAACAAGCCTTAAATGCCAGTGCTATAGTGATAAAAAATGTATTAGGATTAGTTTGCGATCCTGTAGCAGGTCTTGTAGAAGTACCTTGTGCCAAGAGAAACGTTTCAGGAACTGTAAGCGCACTAACTACAGCAGATATGGTTATGGCAGGTGTATACAGTAGAATACCTTTTGATGATACTGTTTCGGCAATGTATAGGGTTGGAAAACAACTTCCCTGTGCACTTAGGGAGACAGCACTTGGAGGACTTGCAGTTACAGAAACTGGCCTTAAATTAAAAAAGCAGGTACTTGGAAATTAA
- a CDS encoding GerW family sporulation protein, producing the protein MDIKENTEVLFSKLENFFKTETVVGKPIQVGDITLVPFITVTFGCGTGGGEGTDPKNKQEGGGSGIGAGAKITPNAVLVIKEDTIQMLPIGDKNNLSKLMELVPNIVSKLKKKNEKKENI; encoded by the coding sequence ATGGATATTAAAGAAAATACAGAAGTTTTATTTTCCAAATTGGAAAACTTTTTTAAAACAGAGACTGTTGTAGGTAAACCAATACAGGTAGGAGATATAACTCTTGTACCATTTATAACAGTTACCTTTGGATGTGGAACCGGTGGTGGAGAGGGAACAGATCCGAAAAATAAGCAGGAAGGTGGAGGCTCAGGTATTGGTGCAGGAGCTAAAATAACTCCAAATGCAGTACTTGTAATAAAAGAAGATACAATTCAAATGTTGCCTATAGGTGATAAGAATAACCTTAGCAAACTTATGGAACTAGTACCCAATATAGTTAGCAAGTTGAAAAAGAAAAATGAAAAAAAGGAAAACATATAG
- the sdaAB gene encoding L-serine ammonia-lyase, iron-sulfur-dependent subunit beta, with translation MREYSAFDILGPIMIGPSSSHTAGAARLGKIAKTIAGGKILKVQFLLHGSFAKTYKGHGTDKALVAGILGMDPWDENLKESIILAREEGIKIEFKEIDLGDVHPNTVKFIIEKDNGETCEMVGSSIGGGNVVISEVDGDKIEFTGSYPTILINHMDVPGMVAKVSDILYKHKINIAFMRVYRKSTRGSGATMVFEVDDLISEDVVNEINEISNIKKIRAINPITEEE, from the coding sequence ATGCGAGAATATAGTGCTTTTGATATTCTAGGACCCATAATGATAGGACCCTCTAGCTCTCATACTGCTGGGGCAGCAAGACTGGGTAAAATTGCAAAGACTATAGCAGGAGGCAAAATTTTAAAGGTACAATTTCTGCTTCATGGATCTTTTGCTAAAACTTATAAAGGACATGGTACAGACAAGGCTTTAGTTGCTGGAATACTGGGGATGGATCCCTGGGATGAAAATCTAAAAGAATCTATTATTTTGGCAAGGGAAGAGGGAATTAAAATTGAATTTAAAGAAATAGATTTAGGAGACGTTCATCCTAATACAGTCAAATTTATTATAGAAAAGGATAATGGGGAAACTTGTGAAATGGTAGGCTCATCTATAGGTGGAGGAAATGTAGTAATAAGTGAAGTAGATGGAGACAAAATAGAATTTACAGGAAGTTACCCTACTATATTGATAAATCATATGGATGTACCGGGTATGGTTGCAAAGGTATCTGATATACTTTATAAGCATAAAATAAACATAGCTTTTATGAGAGTGTATAGAAAAAGCACTAGAGGTTCTGGAGCAACTATGGTGTTTGAAGTGGACGATTTAATTTCTGAGGATGTTGTAAATGAAATAAATGAAATTTCAAATATAAAAAAGATAAGAGCTATAAATCCTATAACAGAGGAGGAATAA
- a CDS encoding aminotransferase class V-fold PLP-dependent enzyme, translating into MSYDKTNHNYRELITGVDTKIPLKNGKLVTAINFDNAATTPPFNYVMEKVVSFSPYYSSIHRGTGFKSTLSSEIYETSRQLICNFVHCDSEKNTVIYVKNTTEAINKLSYIFNYLYKDAVILATRMEHHSNDLPWRNKFKVDYLEVDETGKLIISDLRRKLEKHDGKVKLVCVTGASNVTGYKNPIYKIAKIAHNYGSEILVDGAQLVPHYPIYMKQNYEEESIDYLAFSAHKMYAPFGIGVLIGPKETFCSVSPEYSGGGTIKLVTDNSVIWNDPPEKNEAGTPNVLGVIALTAAIEMLNKLGIKNIDKSEMKIYNYALNKITSLPNITLYCDPNPNCDKVAILPFNIKGLYHGITAKLLSDLSGISVRSGCFCAQPYVQRLLRLSRKDITYLKHNYNDISHPGLVRLSFGLYNTYSEVDILIDTLRKIIKNKT; encoded by the coding sequence ATGTCCTATGATAAAACAAATCATAATTACAGAGAATTAATAACCGGTGTAGATACAAAAATACCTTTAAAAAATGGAAAGCTGGTAACTGCTATAAATTTTGATAATGCAGCTACTACACCTCCCTTTAATTATGTTATGGAAAAAGTAGTTAGTTTTTCACCCTATTATTCTTCTATTCATCGGGGAACCGGTTTTAAATCTACATTATCCTCTGAAATCTATGAAACATCGCGGCAACTTATATGCAACTTTGTTCACTGTGATTCCGAAAAAAATACAGTAATCTATGTAAAAAACACTACTGAAGCTATCAATAAATTATCTTATATTTTTAATTATCTATATAAGGATGCTGTTATATTAGCGACTAGAATGGAACATCATTCTAATGATTTACCCTGGAGGAACAAATTTAAAGTAGATTATTTGGAGGTGGATGAAACCGGTAAACTAATTATTTCAGATTTAAGACGTAAATTAGAAAAACATGATGGCAAAGTTAAGTTGGTATGTGTAACTGGTGCTTCTAATGTAACAGGATACAAAAACCCTATATATAAAATTGCAAAAATTGCCCACAATTATGGATCAGAAATTCTAGTAGATGGCGCCCAACTTGTACCTCATTATCCTATATACATGAAGCAGAATTATGAAGAGGAATCTATTGACTATTTAGCTTTCTCAGCACACAAAATGTATGCACCCTTTGGTATAGGTGTATTGATAGGTCCCAAGGAGACTTTCTGTAGTGTATCACCTGAATATAGCGGAGGAGGTACTATAAAATTAGTTACAGATAACAGTGTAATATGGAATGATCCACCTGAAAAAAATGAAGCTGGTACTCCCAATGTACTTGGAGTAATTGCCTTAACTGCTGCTATTGAGATGTTAAACAAATTGGGAATAAAAAATATAGACAAAAGTGAAATGAAAATATACAATTATGCTTTGAATAAAATTACTAGTCTCCCAAACATCACCTTATATTGTGATCCCAATCCAAATTGCGATAAGGTTGCAATACTTCCTTTTAACATAAAAGGACTTTATCATGGTATTACAGCAAAACTTCTTTCAGATTTATCTGGTATTTCAGTCAGAAGTGGCTGCTTTTGTGCTCAACCTTATGTACAAAGACTTCTTAGGCTTTCTCGTAAAGATATAACCTACTTAAAACACAATTACAATGACATCTCCCACCCGGGTCTCGTTCGGTTGAGCTTTGGTTTATACAATACTTATAGCGAAGTAGATATTCTAATTGATACCTTAAGGAAAATAATTAAAAATAAAACTTAA
- a CDS encoding cold-shock protein: MKIGTVKWFNSEKGFGFIEVPGENDVFVHFTAIQSDEPRKNLEEGQKVQFDVEEGPKGLQAANVVKL; this comes from the coding sequence ATGAAAATAGGAACAGTAAAATGGTTTAACTCAGAAAAAGGATTTGGATTTATTGAAGTACCTGGCGAAAATGATGTTTTCGTACACTTCACTGCAATCCAAAGTGATGAACCAAGAAAAAATCTTGAAGAAGGTCAAAAAGTTCAATTTGATGTTGAAGAAGGACCAAAAGGTCTTCAAGCTGCTAACGTTGTAAAACTATAA
- a CDS encoding DUF2953 domain-containing protein, whose translation MIILKVMGSIILILIILLIFLLISNVTYRGKSTFEENNIIYNFEIGLFFNIISIILKGSNSDSHLSVRILCFTKKSNINSKKDKIQDESTYKFSHIIQGVKKLYEYKDSIIKIISIIKPKYVKIEGNYGFDDPSMTGMLCGVFNVIYSFLPKNSIRVIPDFFNEVFNLHLEVSGKCRIILIVITLFKVFHISCIKKEISY comes from the coding sequence TTGATTATTTTGAAAGTAATGGGATCTATAATTTTAATCCTTATAATTCTTTTAATATTTTTGTTGATAAGTAATGTAACATATAGGGGAAAGTCTACTTTTGAAGAAAATAATATAATATATAATTTTGAAATTGGTTTATTTTTTAATATTATTTCTATAATATTAAAAGGGAGTAATAGTGATAGCCATTTATCTGTAAGAATATTGTGTTTTACTAAAAAGTCAAATATAAATTCTAAAAAAGACAAGATACAGGATGAATCAACTTATAAATTTTCTCATATCATACAAGGTGTTAAAAAACTTTATGAGTATAAAGATTCTATAATAAAGATTATTTCTATAATCAAGCCTAAGTATGTTAAGATAGAAGGTAATTATGGATTTGATGATCCTAGTATGACAGGTATGTTGTGTGGAGTTTTTAATGTAATTTATTCATTTTTACCTAAAAATTCTATAAGAGTAATTCCAGATTTTTTTAATGAAGTTTTTAATTTGCATTTAGAAGTTAGTGGAAAATGTAGAATAATATTGATTGTAATTACACTATTTAAAGTATTTCACATATCATGTATAAAAAAAGAAATAAGCTATTAA